From the genome of Drosophila melanogaster chromosome 2L, one region includes:
- the CG5693 gene encoding uncharacterized protein, which yields MPCIFNPGYIGPDPPCCDPDCLEEGHCTVPECGVCPESQLPRCNPAPQSNKDAAKQPLDQKAQKEPKLREQK from the coding sequence ATGCCTTGCATATTTAATCCGGGCTACATTGGACCCGATCCGCCCTGCTGTGACCCCGATTGCTTGGAGGAGGGCCACTGCACGGTTCCGGAGTGCGGAGTTTGCCCGGAGTCCCAACTACCCCGATGCAATCCCGCCCCACAATCCAACAAGGACGCGGCGAAGCAACCACTGGACCAGAAAGCCCAAAAAGAACCGAAGCTCCGGGAACAGAAGTAG
- the CG42659 gene encoding uncharacterized protein produces MVYLSRPWTPAINPFYIGPYPRCAVCPCNFDIYKGYTPGGWHSRCYSSY; encoded by the coding sequence ATGGTTTACTTAAGTCGTCCTTGGACTCCGGCCATAAACCCTTTCTACATTGGCCCCTATCCGAGATGCGCAGTATGTCCGTGCAACTTCGACATTTACAAAGGATACACCCCCGGTGGCTGGCACAGTCGTTGCTATAGCAGCTATTGA
- the CG42634 gene encoding uncharacterized protein, with the protein MSSSVDHVVHHVLAPMAINVLDRVVPVIRQLVIIMHQAFLVDHHVSEPVIDVSGMIQPVRKIVLIVNDSTPEHHVDQEQVVSSDDINYLINEISRSIRNLARSTYNTISAMAGE; encoded by the coding sequence ATGTCCTCGTCTGTGGATCACGTGGTACACCACGTACTGGCCCCAATGGCAATCAACGTCCTCGATCGCGTGGTGCCAGTAATCCGCCAATTGGTGATCATCATGCATCAGGCATTTCTGGTTGATCACCATGTGTCGGAGCCCGTGATCGATGTATCCGGCATGATTCAGCCCGTTCGTAAAATAGTCTTGATTGTAAACGATTCAACGCCGGAGCACCATGTCGACCAGGAGCAGGTGGTCAGTTCGGATGACATTAACTACCTGataaatgaaatttcgcgAAGTATCCGAAACTTGGCCCGTTCGACCTATAATACCATCTCGGCGATGGCTGGAGAGTAG
- the CG42635 gene encoding uncharacterized protein, isoform B: MEMVHTAIGVAGIVALFMVVSRSLTEVGGRVLNQTRDPIADLVRRGGPVADQLSAVEGETPLVEGDRMDGACSVVQSIGGKACAFVGPLLPKFGSEHNSEGSSKEDEKDKKDSEPVVVKPETPPAAELTEEE; encoded by the coding sequence ATGGAAATGGTTCACACGGCCATCGGAGTTGCGGGCATAGTGGCCCTGTTTATGGTAGTTTCCCGTTCGTTAACTGAAGTGGGTGGCAGGGTGTTAAACCAAACCCGTGATCCGATCGCTGACCTTGTGAGGCGCGGTGGTCCAGTGGCGGATCAGCTGTCCGCCGTCGAGGGCGAAACTCCTCTAGTAGAGGGCGATCGCATGGATGGCGCCTGCTCCGTGGTACAAAGTATTGGAGGCAAGGCATGTGCCTTTGTAGGACCATTGCTTCCTAAGTTTGGCAGTGAACATAATTCCGAGGGCTCCTCCAAGGAAGACGAAAAGGATAAAAAGGACTCGGAACCGGTAGTAGTAAAACCTGAAACACCGCCAGCGGCAGAATTAACCGAAGAGGAGTAG
- the CG31740 gene encoding uncharacterized protein, which yields MVLMLCCSFDPFYVGPCPPGCLAPLMGGTPYCGCGPCGGCCSPCCGPCGPCGGCSSCPCGW from the coding sequence ATGGTTCTGATGCTTTGCTGCAGCTTCGATCCCTTCTACGTTGGACCCTGCCCACCCGGCTGCCTGGCTCCTTTGATGGGAGGAACTCCCTATTGCGGATGTGGTCCCTGTGGAGGTTGCTGTAGTCCTTGCTGTGGTCCATGTGGTCCTTGTGGTGGCTGCAGCTCGTGTCCTTGCGGCTGGTGA
- the elfless gene encoding elfless, isoform B: MGDSSDSDSSTEWEQNTRVISLPFSRNRSHLSSRLSYLVGLQMENFRTSNNSGVSQRIHNTGPTPVLAPSGLRSRLLSGSSERNPNEYYGDSDSSSSSRSIDRTPFLLEYSSDSESSSSSDSESSSTSISFDSSMSSTESSTPMGHTESSDSNEDSPPNKRIKSDDEESKKSVLPYNCPVCLEDVREKLPVSTNCGHVFCKACIKRAVDTGRVCPLCGVDEPEFHRIFL; the protein is encoded by the exons ATGGGTGATTCCAGCGACTCAGACTCTTCTACTGAATGGGAGCAGAACACTAGGGTTATTTCCTTACCCTTTTCCAGAAACCGTTCACATTTGAGCTCTCGCCTCAGTTACCTG GTGGGACTTCAAATGGAAAACTTCAGGACCTCGAATAATTCTGGAGTATCACAGCGAATCCATAACACCGGGCCCACTCCCGTACTCGCGCCCTCCGGATTAAGATCCCGCTTACTCAGCGGTTCCTCT GAGCGGAATCCAAATGAGTATTACGGAGACTCGGACTCctcaagcagcagcagatctATCGACAGAACCCCATTCCTG TTGGAGTATTCCAGCGACTCAGAGTCGTCTAGTTCCAGTGATAGTGAAAGCTCATCGACCAGCATTAGCTTCGATAGCAGTATGAGCTCCACCGAATCATCAACACCAATGGGACATACAGAATCCTCAGATTCAAACGAGGATTCTCCTCCCAACAAACGGATCAAATCAGATGACGAGGAGTCCAAGAAATCTGTCTTGCCCTACAACTGCCCTGTGTGCCTGGAAGATGTCCGCGAGAAGCTACCAGTGTCCACCAATTGTGGCCACGTTTTCTGCAAAGCGTGCATTAAGAGAGCTGTCGACACTGGCAGGGTATGCCCATTGTGCGGAGTGGATGAGCCCGAATTCCATCGTATTTTCTTGTAA